One part of the Bradyrhizobium sp. CB1650 genome encodes these proteins:
- a CDS encoding branched-chain amino acid ABC transporter permease: MNTTIMLFLVQDGITNGAIYALLGLALVLVFAVTRVILIPQGEFVTYGALTYASLASGQMPGTAKLALAMGIVAFVLDLVAARKALHGRLIARTFLTNIVLPAIVLAVTLYFAGQKPPVAVAMALSLVIVALIGLSLYRIVFQPLAHTSVLVLLIASVGVHLALQGLGLLFFGAEGQRGPAVLSAAFTAGSLRFTGQSITVYGITIAFIVGLWLFFGLTLYGKALRATAVNRLGARLVGIRTTLSGQIAFLLASVIGALSGILIVPITTLYYDSGFLIGLKGFVAAIIGGLVSYPLTAAAALVVGIVEAFSSFYASNYKEVIVFMLLIPVLLLRSLAAPAVEEEKD, translated from the coding sequence TTGAACACCACCATAATGCTGTTCCTGGTGCAGGACGGCATCACCAACGGCGCGATCTATGCGCTGCTCGGATTGGCACTGGTGCTGGTGTTCGCCGTCACCCGCGTCATCCTGATCCCGCAGGGCGAATTCGTCACCTATGGCGCGCTGACCTATGCCTCGCTCGCCTCCGGCCAGATGCCGGGCACGGCCAAGCTCGCACTCGCCATGGGGATCGTTGCCTTCGTCCTCGACCTCGTCGCCGCGCGCAAGGCGCTGCACGGGCGGCTGATTGCGCGGACCTTCCTCACCAACATCGTGCTGCCGGCAATCGTGCTGGCGGTCACTCTCTACTTCGCCGGCCAGAAGCCGCCGGTCGCGGTCGCAATGGCGCTGTCGCTGGTCATCGTCGCGCTGATCGGCCTGTCGCTCTATCGCATCGTGTTCCAGCCGCTCGCCCACACCTCCGTGCTGGTGCTCCTGATCGCCTCCGTCGGCGTCCACCTCGCGCTGCAGGGCCTGGGCCTGCTTTTCTTCGGCGCCGAAGGCCAGCGCGGACCGGCCGTACTGTCCGCCGCGTTCACCGCGGGCTCGCTGCGCTTCACCGGCCAGAGCATCACGGTCTACGGTATCACCATCGCCTTCATCGTCGGCCTCTGGCTGTTCTTCGGCCTCACTCTCTACGGCAAGGCGCTGCGCGCGACCGCCGTCAACCGGCTCGGTGCGCGGCTCGTCGGCATCCGCACCACGCTGTCCGGACAGATCGCCTTCCTGCTGGCGTCCGTGATCGGCGCGCTCTCGGGCATTCTGATTGTCCCGATCACGACGCTCTACTACGACAGCGGCTTCCTGATCGGCCTGAAAGGCTTCGTCGCCGCGATCATCGGCGGCCTCGTCAGCTATCCTCTGACCGCAGCCGCGGCCCTCGTCGTCGGCATCGTCGAGGCGTTCTCGTCCTTCTATGCGAGCAACTACAAGGAGGTCATCGTCTTCATGCTCTTGATCCCGGTGCTGCTGTTGCGCTCGCTCGCAGCCCCCGCGGTCGAGGAAGAGAAGGACTGA